From one Thalassobaculum sp. OXR-137 genomic stretch:
- a CDS encoding peptide ABC transporter substrate-binding protein translates to MRRRFLLALSAFLLLLPGLAAARDTLTIGVSQYPSTLNPMIDAMLAKSYVLAATQRQLTIEGHDWETVCQLCVKLPSLEEGDAETFPSKTEEGEPVTGVRKTYAIRDDAFWADGTPVTTDDVLFAWEMGRNPETGVDTLKAYQDVLDIEVDGPKRFTIVSRKLDYRYRSMGDFAVMPAHLDRPAFAEPKEYRNRTLYQTDPTNPGLWNGPYRVAEVQVGSQIVLARNEHWKGTPPAFDRVVIRAIENTSALEANLLSGSIDMIAGESGLAIDQAIAFEKRHGDAYTVIYQPGLIYEHLDVMLSNPILGDLKVRQALLHAVDREAINNRLFAGKQPVATGSVNPLDWTYTTEGVPTYPYDPAAAEALLEAAGWTPGPGGIRVNAEGQKLSVSLMTTAGNRTRELVQQVLADYWKRVGVETVIRNEPPRVFFGETVSKRRFTGLAMFAWLSAPEHLPRTTLHSESIPTEANNWGGQNYTGYASPEMDRLIDAIQIELDRDKRGALWAEFQRLYATDLPVLPLYFRADSYILPKWLEGVRPTGHKYTTTNWIEEWRVAE, encoded by the coding sequence ATGCGCCGCCGCTTCCTGCTCGCCCTGTCCGCCTTCCTTCTCCTGCTGCCGGGGCTCGCCGCCGCGCGGGATACGCTGACCATCGGCGTGAGCCAGTATCCCTCGACCCTGAACCCGATGATCGACGCGATGCTGGCCAAGTCCTACGTGCTGGCCGCCACCCAGCGCCAGCTAACCATCGAGGGCCATGACTGGGAGACGGTCTGCCAGCTCTGCGTCAAGCTGCCGAGCCTGGAGGAGGGCGATGCCGAGACCTTCCCGTCCAAGACCGAGGAGGGCGAGCCGGTCACCGGCGTGCGCAAGACCTACGCGATCCGCGACGACGCGTTCTGGGCCGACGGCACACCCGTCACCACCGACGACGTGCTGTTCGCCTGGGAGATGGGCCGCAATCCGGAGACCGGGGTCGACACCCTGAAGGCCTATCAGGACGTGCTCGACATCGAGGTGGACGGACCCAAGCGCTTCACCATCGTCAGCCGCAAGCTGGACTACCGCTACCGCTCCATGGGCGATTTCGCGGTCATGCCGGCCCATCTCGACCGCCCGGCCTTCGCCGAGCCGAAGGAATACCGCAACCGCACCCTGTACCAGACCGACCCGACCAATCCGGGCCTGTGGAATGGGCCGTACCGGGTCGCCGAGGTGCAGGTCGGCAGCCAGATCGTCCTGGCCCGCAACGAGCACTGGAAGGGCACGCCGCCGGCCTTCGACCGGGTGGTGATCCGCGCCATCGAGAACACCTCCGCCCTGGAGGCCAACCTGCTCTCGGGATCCATCGACATGATCGCCGGCGAGAGCGGCCTCGCCATCGACCAGGCCATCGCCTTCGAGAAGCGCCACGGCGACGCCTACACCGTGATCTATCAGCCGGGTCTGATCTACGAGCACCTGGACGTCATGCTGTCCAACCCGATCCTGGGCGACCTGAAGGTGCGCCAGGCGCTGCTGCACGCGGTCGACCGGGAGGCGATCAACAACCGCCTGTTCGCCGGCAAGCAGCCGGTGGCGACCGGCTCGGTCAATCCGCTGGACTGGACCTACACGACCGAGGGCGTGCCGACGTATCCCTACGATCCGGCGGCGGCCGAGGCGCTGCTGGAGGCGGCCGGCTGGACACCGGGGCCGGGCGGCATCCGGGTCAATGCCGAGGGCCAGAAGCTCTCCGTCTCGCTGATGACCACCGCCGGCAACCGCACCCGCGAGTTGGTGCAGCAGGTGCTGGCCGATTACTGGAAGCGGGTCGGGGTCGAGACCGTGATCCGCAACGAGCCGCCGCGGGTGTTCTTCGGCGAGACCGTCTCCAAGCGCCGCTTCACCGGGCTCGCCATGTTCGCCTGGCTGTCGGCGCCCGAGCACCTGCCGCGCACCACCCTGCATTCGGAGTCGATCCCGACCGAGGCGAACAACTGGGGTGGCCAGAACTACACCGGCTATGCCAGCCCGGAGATGGACCGGCTGATCGACGCGATCCAGATCGAGCTGGACCGGGACAAGCGGGGCGCGCTCTGGGCGGAGTTCCAGCGGCTCTACGCCACCGACCTGCCCGTCCTGCCGCTGTATTTCCGGGCCGACAGCTACATTCTGCCCAAATGGCTGGAAGGCGTGCGGCCGACGGGGCACAAATACACCACCACCAACTGGATCGAAGAGTGGCGGGTGGCGGAGTAG
- a CDS encoding ATP-dependent nuclease, with protein sequence MCKGERSLRTNIQVKIKIEEDLHDEELRGIVDQARTSLGAPTHSEDEITLYLTFSENSNPVYRIFPNLKRPKGADGASYSRLERRLFDYILSKLSIHYIPSEKSISDLYNNLVMPVLFERMHKVIAPHLEALNAALNEASDEINRFLKSSNLNNLDASFRLPNNPEDFFRKIEFNLKDNNTTSVFQKGMGIQSAVLLSSFCWIAQKEKNEGKLSLWLLEEPESYLHPELATQCIALLDVLSQYSQIIVTTHSLGFVPQDPTKAVGVTLEKGWTKTNRFKTYFEATSHIRQSLGVRFSDFYNFSKYNILVEGSTDRMYLDLVINSLKKHERFRKQYPILFSQNTYIHDFGGVKGIEGFLKATHEFIRKERASICILDGDDAGDSVRRSLQNYFSNKNIPFAPNVDFVVVRDRFAIEGLLPDKWVKEAAQAHPGWFDSYSEDAQGTIMPFKIKDGSKNSYLKFFSEKIMNSKPEEWTTYWKSVLDICEKSLSKQSRELM encoded by the coding sequence ATGTGCAAAGGAGAAAGATCTTTAAGAACAAATATACAAGTTAAAATAAAAATTGAAGAAGATTTACATGACGAAGAATTACGAGGAATTGTTGACCAAGCAAGAACATCCCTTGGAGCTCCAACACATAGCGAAGATGAAATCACTTTATATTTGACATTTTCCGAAAATTCGAATCCAGTATACCGCATCTTTCCAAATTTAAAGCGTCCAAAAGGCGCTGACGGTGCATCTTACTCTAGATTAGAAAGACGACTATTTGATTACATACTGTCTAAACTTTCTATTCACTATATTCCTTCTGAGAAAAGCATATCGGATCTCTACAATAATCTGGTTATGCCAGTTCTTTTTGAAAGAATGCATAAAGTTATCGCACCTCATTTGGAGGCGCTGAACGCCGCACTTAATGAAGCATCCGATGAAATCAACAGATTCCTAAAATCTTCCAACTTAAACAACCTAGACGCCTCTTTTCGACTCCCAAACAATCCAGAAGATTTTTTCCGAAAAATCGAATTTAATCTAAAGGATAACAATACAACAAGCGTTTTTCAAAAAGGAATGGGAATTCAATCTGCAGTTCTTCTTAGTAGTTTTTGCTGGATCGCTCAGAAAGAAAAAAATGAAGGAAAATTATCGCTTTGGTTATTAGAGGAACCCGAATCTTACCTTCATCCAGAATTAGCCACGCAATGCATAGCATTACTGGACGTCTTATCTCAGTACTCTCAAATAATCGTAACCACTCATTCCTTAGGATTTGTACCTCAAGACCCAACCAAAGCTGTTGGTGTTACCCTGGAAAAAGGGTGGACCAAAACAAACCGATTTAAAACATATTTCGAGGCCACAAGTCATATTAGGCAATCTCTAGGCGTTCGCTTCTCTGACTTTTACAATTTTTCAAAATACAACATTCTTGTGGAGGGATCAACAGATAGAATGTATCTTGATTTAGTGATAAATAGCTTGAAAAAACATGAACGCTTTCGAAAGCAGTACCCTATATTATTTTCTCAAAATACTTATATTCATGATTTTGGCGGAGTAAAAGGGATAGAGGGGTTCCTAAAGGCCACCCATGAATTTATCAGAAAAGAACGAGCGTCAATTTGTATTTTAGATGGGGACGATGCCGGCGACAGTGTAAGAAGATCTCTACAGAACTATTTCTCGAATAAAAATATCCCATTTGCACCAAATGTAGATTTTGTAGTTGTTAGAGACCGTTTTGCGATAGAAGGATTGCTTCCAGACAAATGGGTTAAAGAAGCAGCTCAAGCTCACCCCGGATGGTTCGACAGCTACTCGGAAGACGCCCAGGGCACCATTATGCCCTTCAAAATTAAAGATGGAAGTAAAAATTCTTATCTAAAATTCTTTTCAGAAAAAATTATGAACTCAAAACCTGAAGAATGGACTACATATTGGAAGTCAGTACTCGATATTTGTGAAAAATCACTAAGCAAGCAATCCCGTGAACTGATGTAG
- a CDS encoding carboxymuconolactone decarboxylase family protein, with protein sequence MPPVLPPPRLTLPEPDKLSPEQRRIHDEIAAGPRGKVQGPLAIWLTSPDLADKAQQLGAFCRYGSSLEPRLSELAILVTGRYWGAQFEWTVHKPIALKAGLSEAVVEAVRTRQTPPFETEDERVVHDFAQALHRDRKVTDELYAEAVRVLGERGVVDLVGILGYYTLISMTLNAFNVPLEGDAQPELD encoded by the coding sequence ATGCCCCCCGTCCTGCCGCCGCCGCGCCTGACGCTGCCCGAGCCCGACAAGCTGTCGCCCGAGCAGCGGCGCATCCACGACGAGATCGCCGCCGGCCCGCGCGGCAAGGTGCAGGGGCCGCTGGCGATCTGGCTGACCTCGCCGGATCTGGCCGACAAGGCGCAGCAGCTCGGCGCCTTCTGCCGCTATGGCTCGTCGCTGGAGCCGCGGCTGTCGGAGCTGGCGATCCTGGTGACCGGCCGCTATTGGGGCGCGCAGTTCGAATGGACCGTGCACAAGCCGATCGCGCTCAAGGCCGGCCTGTCGGAGGCGGTGGTGGAAGCCGTCCGCACCCGCCAGACCCCGCCCTTCGAGACGGAGGACGAGCGGGTGGTGCACGACTTCGCCCAGGCCCTGCACCGCGACCGCAAGGTGACCGACGAGTTGTACGCCGAGGCGGTGCGGGTGCTGGGCGAGCGGGGCGTGGTCGATCTGGTCGGTATCCTCGGCTACTACACCCTGATTTCCATGACCCTGAACGCGTTCAACGTCCCACTGGAGGGCGATGCCCAGCCCGAGCTGGACTGA
- the mtnA gene encoding S-methyl-5-thioribose-1-phosphate isomerase, with product MKVNGIHYRPIWQAKDGTAVEIIDQTKLPHAFETLRLSSMADAAHAIKAMLVRGAPLIGATAAWGLWLAMREDASDGNLEKAYTTLMATRPTAVNLRWALDAGRAKLAPLAPDARVAAAKAFAEQVCDEDAELNHEIGRHGLEIIRAIAAKKPDKTVNILTHCNAGWLATVDWGTATSPIYQAHDEGIPVHVWVDETRPRNQGAFLTAWELNNHGVPHTVIVDNAGGHLMQHGQVDMVITGTDRVTANGDVANKIGTYLKALAAYDNGVPFYVALPSPTIDWTLDDGMKIEIEERSGEEVTKIPGRLDDGTLASVTITPKGSPAGNPAFDVTPARLVTGLITERGVCEATPTGLLSLFPEHRAAGE from the coding sequence ATGAAGGTCAACGGAATCCACTACCGCCCGATCTGGCAGGCCAAGGACGGCACGGCGGTCGAGATCATCGACCAGACGAAGCTGCCGCACGCCTTCGAGACGCTTCGGCTGTCGTCCATGGCCGACGCGGCCCATGCCATCAAGGCGATGCTGGTGCGCGGGGCGCCGCTGATCGGCGCGACGGCCGCCTGGGGCCTGTGGCTGGCGATGCGCGAGGATGCGTCGGACGGCAATCTGGAGAAGGCGTACACCACGCTGATGGCGACGCGACCTACGGCGGTGAACCTGCGCTGGGCGCTGGATGCCGGCCGGGCAAAGCTGGCACCGCTGGCCCCCGACGCGCGGGTGGCGGCGGCCAAGGCCTTTGCCGAGCAGGTCTGCGACGAGGATGCCGAGCTGAACCATGAGATCGGCCGTCACGGGCTGGAGATCATCCGCGCCATCGCGGCGAAGAAGCCGGACAAGACCGTCAACATCCTGACCCACTGCAACGCCGGCTGGCTGGCGACGGTGGATTGGGGGACGGCGACCTCGCCGATCTACCAGGCGCATGACGAGGGGATTCCGGTACATGTCTGGGTCGACGAGACCCGGCCGCGCAACCAGGGCGCCTTCCTCACCGCCTGGGAGCTGAACAATCACGGGGTGCCGCACACGGTGATCGTCGACAATGCCGGCGGCCACCTGATGCAGCACGGCCAGGTCGACATGGTCATCACCGGCACCGACCGGGTGACGGCAAATGGCGACGTGGCCAACAAGATCGGGACGTATTTGAAGGCGCTCGCCGCCTATGACAACGGCGTGCCGTTCTACGTGGCGCTGCCCAGTCCGACGATCGACTGGACGCTGGATGACGGCATGAAGATCGAGATCGAGGAGCGCTCCGGCGAGGAGGTCACGAAAATCCCCGGCCGGTTGGACGACGGGACGCTGGCGTCGGTGACGATCACGCCGAAGGGCTCGCCGGCGGGCAATCCGGCCTTCGACGTGACGCCCGCGCGGCTGGTGACGGGGCTGATCACCGAGCGCGGCGTGTGCGAGGCGACCCCCACGGGGCTGCTCTCGCTGTTCCCGGAACACCGGGCGGCGGGGGAGTAG
- a CDS encoding zinc-dependent alcohol dehydrogenase family protein: protein MLAAELTAIGPAHEVVKAIEVAAPGAPAADEIVVSLSACSINPADLLLIEGKYASLPPVPSRLGIEGVGTVEAVGADIDHLAPGDVVLSLGRTNWAHKVVLKGTQAVKLPADIDVEQAAMLKVNGATAYRMLKDYVDLAPGDWVIQDAANSGVGVNLIRLAAAAGIRTVNVVRRPELIEPLMDQGADVVVVDGPDLVQHVHDATGGAEIRLGIDAVAGSMVRRMADCLAPGGVIVNYGLLSGDPCEITADHLVFKGLSLTGFWLAKVASGMSYEEVAEMYQALAERIQDRTLAVPVEARYPLERIEEAMRHAGTYGRGGKVLLRPDR from the coding sequence ATGCTGGCAGCGGAACTCACGGCCATCGGCCCGGCGCATGAGGTGGTGAAGGCCATCGAGGTGGCAGCGCCCGGCGCCCCCGCCGCCGACGAGATCGTCGTCTCCCTGTCCGCCTGTTCGATCAACCCGGCCGACCTGCTGCTGATCGAGGGCAAATACGCCAGCCTGCCGCCGGTGCCCTCGCGCCTCGGGATCGAGGGGGTGGGGACGGTCGAGGCGGTGGGGGCCGATATCGACCACCTGGCGCCGGGCGACGTGGTGCTCAGCCTGGGGCGCACCAACTGGGCGCACAAGGTGGTGCTGAAGGGCACCCAGGCGGTCAAGCTGCCGGCCGATATCGATGTCGAGCAGGCCGCCATGCTGAAGGTCAACGGCGCCACCGCCTATCGGATGCTGAAGGATTACGTGGACCTCGCCCCCGGCGACTGGGTGATCCAGGACGCGGCCAATTCCGGGGTCGGGGTGAACCTGATCCGGCTGGCGGCGGCGGCCGGCATCCGTACGGTCAACGTGGTGCGCCGTCCCGAGCTGATCGAGCCGCTGATGGACCAGGGCGCCGATGTGGTGGTGGTCGACGGCCCGGACCTGGTGCAGCACGTGCACGACGCCACCGGCGGGGCGGAGATCCGGCTCGGCATCGACGCGGTGGCCGGCAGCATGGTGCGCCGCATGGCCGACTGCCTGGCGCCGGGCGGGGTGATCGTCAACTACGGCCTGCTGTCCGGCGATCCCTGCGAGATCACCGCCGACCATCTGGTGTTCAAGGGGCTGAGCCTGACCGGCTTCTGGCTCGCCAAGGTCGCCTCGGGCATGAGTTACGAGGAGGTGGCCGAGATGTATCAGGCCCTGGCCGAGCGCATCCAGGACAGGACCCTCGCGGTGCCGGTCGAGGCGCGCTACCCGCTGGAGCGGATCGAGGAGGCGATGCGCCACGCCGGCACCTATGGCCGCGGTGGGAAGGTGCTGCTCCGGCCGGATCGGTGA
- a CDS encoding AAA family ATPase has protein sequence MKISNISVRGYRTIKEELNFDLDQAITLVGPNNSGKTNTLKAIHYFSTGYVQRRKIFKNKYTS, from the coding sequence ATGAAAATATCTAATATCAGCGTTAGAGGCTACAGAACAATAAAAGAAGAATTAAATTTTGATTTAGATCAGGCAATAACTCTAGTAGGCCCAAATAATTCTGGAAAAACAAACACCCTAAAAGCAATTCATTACTTTTCTACAGGATATGTGCAAAGGAGAAAGATCTTTAAGAACAAATATACAAGTTAA
- a CDS encoding GNAT family N-acetyltransferase, with protein sequence MIDYRPALASDAPAIARILRRSMRTAMPWLPDLHTPEEDLWFVENRLLPDGRVTVATDSGDSVGYMALSAGGDWIEHLYLLPTHWRRGIGTELLRRAQGESAQLQLWAFQRNMPARRFYERHGFRAVEVTDGAGNEEKTPDVRYLWRADGSQFAAPALTFREMEVADIAPALEMRFTTNENAITPERLERDYGVTVESLIPRLSAELKGWLCESDGQVVGFSMADRSDGEVEVLAVRPGYEGFGIGRRLLELAVAWLREEGCSPIWLCATPDPNLRASAVYRHLGWHQTGRRVGEDEVLELTGS encoded by the coding sequence ATGATCGACTACCGGCCCGCCCTCGCCTCCGACGCCCCGGCCATCGCCCGCATCCTGCGCCGCTCCATGCGGACGGCGATGCCCTGGCTGCCCGACCTTCACACCCCCGAAGAAGACCTCTGGTTCGTGGAGAACCGGCTGCTCCCCGACGGCCGGGTGACGGTCGCGACGGACTCCGGCGACAGCGTTGGTTACATGGCGCTCAGTGCGGGCGGGGACTGGATCGAGCACCTGTATCTGCTGCCCACCCACTGGCGCCGCGGCATCGGCACCGAGCTGCTGCGCCGTGCCCAGGGGGAGTCCGCGCAGCTTCAGCTCTGGGCCTTCCAGCGGAACATGCCGGCCCGCCGATTCTACGAACGCCACGGCTTCCGGGCCGTGGAGGTCACCGACGGCGCCGGCAACGAGGAGAAGACGCCGGACGTGCGCTATCTCTGGCGCGCCGACGGCAGCCAGTTCGCCGCGCCGGCGCTGACGTTTCGCGAGATGGAAGTCGCGGATATCGCCCCGGCGCTGGAGATGCGGTTCACCACCAACGAGAATGCGATCACGCCGGAACGGTTGGAGCGAGACTACGGCGTGACGGTCGAGAGCCTGATCCCGCGACTCTCGGCCGAGTTGAAGGGCTGGCTCTGCGAGTCGGATGGCCAGGTGGTGGGGTTCAGCATGGCCGACCGCAGCGACGGCGAGGTGGAGGTGCTGGCGGTGCGTCCGGGCTACGAGGGGTTCGGCATCGGCCGCCGTCTGCTGGAGCTGGCGGTGGCGTGGCTGCGTGAAGAGGGCTGCTCGCCGATCTGGCTCTGCGCCACGCCGGATCCGAACCTGCGGGCCTCGGCCGTCTACCGGCACCTGGGCTGGCACCAGACCGGCCGCCGGGTCGGCGAGGACGAGGTGCTGGAGCTGACGGGGAGCTAG
- a CDS encoding PAS domain-containing protein, translating to MSDDRNYASEVAALSAVQHPDHRALLDFWQAARPEGGLPSRDSFEPAAFRAMLPRIAVIEPCHVLNGERVDPAALAAGIPADAPVTRSFRYRLAGTEIVSRAGRDPTGKTFDALYQGAYLETAKQTYKEILVSRAPHFSQRVFPIGDGTSELRYDRLILPFARDGQTIDSFVLCIVVVSQTGTVKVEGSFRRYT from the coding sequence ATGAGCGATGATAGAAATTATGCCTCGGAAGTCGCGGCACTGAGCGCCGTGCAGCATCCGGACCACCGGGCGCTGCTGGATTTCTGGCAGGCGGCCCGCCCCGAGGGCGGATTGCCGTCGCGCGATAGCTTCGAGCCGGCGGCGTTCCGCGCCATGCTGCCGCGCATCGCGGTGATCGAGCCCTGCCATGTGCTGAACGGCGAGCGGGTCGACCCGGCAGCCCTCGCCGCCGGGATCCCGGCCGACGCGCCGGTGACCCGGTCTTTCCGCTACCGTCTGGCCGGCACCGAGATCGTCTCCCGCGCCGGCCGCGACCCGACCGGCAAGACCTTCGACGCGCTGTACCAGGGCGCCTATCTGGAGACGGCGAAGCAGACCTACAAGGAGATCCTGGTCTCCCGCGCCCCGCATTTCTCCCAACGCGTCTTCCCCATCGGCGACGGCACCAGCGAGCTGCGCTACGACCGCCTGATCCTGCCGTTTGCCAGGGACGGCCAGACGATCGACAGTTTCGTCCTTTGCATCGTCGTGGTGTCGCAGACCGGGACGGTCAAGGTGGAGGGGAGTTTCAGGCGGTATACGTGA
- a CDS encoding PAS domain-containing protein: protein MTGERNTSGARTTVRADVAWDGVGHPLLSGLYAYWDAKRGDRLMPARADLDPLDIPQVLSHLILLDVTHDPLRFRVRLYGTEVADLRGRDLTGRYLYEGAPTSIGETTRPWNLATVETRRPHYVTGPYEDISNERIGTFHRLGLPLSVRGERVDMLMIALVREWEDDMT from the coding sequence GTGACGGGGGAACGGAATACATCGGGCGCGCGGACGACCGTCCGGGCGGACGTGGCGTGGGATGGGGTCGGCCATCCGCTGCTGAGCGGCCTATACGCCTATTGGGACGCCAAGCGCGGCGACCGCCTGATGCCGGCGCGCGCGGATCTCGATCCGCTGGATATCCCCCAGGTCCTCAGCCACCTGATCCTGCTCGACGTGACCCACGACCCGCTGCGCTTCCGGGTGCGGCTCTACGGCACCGAGGTCGCCGACCTGCGGGGCCGCGACCTGACCGGGCGCTATCTGTACGAGGGCGCGCCCACCAGCATCGGCGAGACCACCCGCCCCTGGAACCTCGCCACGGTGGAGACCCGCCGACCGCACTACGTGACCGGACCGTACGAGGACATCAGCAACGAACGGATCGGCACCTTCCACCGCCTGGGCCTGCCGCTCTCGGTGCGCGGGGAGCGGGTGGACATGCTGATGATCGCCCTGGTGCGGGAGTGGGAGGACGATATGACTTGA
- the purB gene encoding adenylosuccinate lyase → MIPRYSREKMASIWSPESKFRIWFEIEAHACDAQAELGVIPKEAAKAVWERGAFEVDRIDAIEAEVKHDVIAFLTNLAEHVGPEARFVHQGMTSSDVLDTCLAVQLTRAADILIEDVDALLAALERRAFEHKNTVKVGRSHGIHAEPTTFGVTLASHHVEFQRCRERLVIARKEIATCAISGAVGTFANIDPFVEEHVAEALGLVAEPVSTQVIPRDRHAMFFAVLGVVASSVERLATEIRHLQRTEVREAEEFFSEKQKGSSAMPHKRNPVLTENLTGLARLVRMTVVPAMENVALWHERDISHSSVERMIGPDATVTLDFALARLTGVIDKLIVYPETMQANLDKLGGLIHSQRVMLALTQAGVSREDAYRLVQRNAMPVWLEGKDFRTLLGADKEVTDALSAEQLDGLFDLGYHTKHVDTIFKRVFGRTE, encoded by the coding sequence ATGATCCCGCGTTATTCCCGCGAGAAAATGGCGTCCATCTGGTCGCCGGAATCGAAGTTCCGGATCTGGTTCGAGATCGAGGCGCATGCCTGCGACGCCCAGGCGGAACTCGGCGTGATCCCGAAGGAGGCCGCCAAGGCCGTGTGGGAGCGCGGCGCCTTCGAAGTCGACCGCATCGACGCCATCGAGGCCGAGGTCAAGCACGACGTCATCGCCTTCCTGACCAACCTCGCCGAACATGTGGGGCCGGAAGCGCGCTTCGTCCACCAGGGCATGACCAGCTCCGACGTGCTGGACACCTGCCTCGCCGTTCAGCTCACCCGCGCCGCCGACATCCTGATCGAGGATGTGGACGCCCTGCTGGCCGCCCTCGAGCGCCGCGCCTTCGAGCACAAGAACACGGTCAAGGTCGGCCGCAGCCACGGCATCCATGCCGAGCCGACCACCTTCGGCGTGACGCTCGCCTCCCACCATGTGGAGTTCCAGCGCTGCCGAGAGCGGCTGGTGATCGCCCGCAAGGAGATCGCCACCTGCGCCATCTCCGGCGCGGTCGGCACCTTCGCCAATATCGACCCGTTCGTCGAAGAGCATGTGGCCGAGGCGCTTGGCCTGGTGGCCGAGCCGGTCTCCACCCAGGTCATTCCGCGCGACCGCCACGCCATGTTCTTCGCCGTGCTCGGCGTCGTCGCCTCGTCGGTCGAGCGTCTGGCCACCGAGATCCGTCACCTCCAGCGCACCGAAGTCCGCGAGGCCGAGGAGTTCTTCAGCGAGAAGCAGAAGGGCTCGTCCGCCATGCCGCACAAGCGCAATCCGGTGCTGACCGAGAACCTGACGGGTCTCGCCCGGCTGGTGCGCATGACCGTCGTGCCGGCGATGGAGAACGTGGCCCTGTGGCACGAGCGCGACATCTCCCACTCCTCGGTGGAGCGGATGATCGGGCCGGACGCCACGGTGACCCTGGACTTCGCGCTGGCCCGTCTGACCGGGGTGATCGACAAGCTGATCGTCTATCCGGAGACCATGCAGGCCAATCTCGACAAGCTCGGCGGCCTGATCCACAGCCAGCGGGTGATGCTGGCGCTGACCCAGGCCGGGGTGAGCCGCGAGGACGCCTACCGCCTGGTCCAGCGCAACGCCATGCCGGTCTGGCTGGAGGGCAAGGATTTCCGCACCCTGCTGGGCGCCGACAAGGAAGTGACCGACGCGCTCAGCGCCGAGCAGCTCGACGGGCTGTTCGACCTCGGCTACCACACCAAGCATGTGGACACGATCTTCAAGCGCGTGTTCGGCCGCACCGAGTAA
- a CDS encoding alkylphosphonate utilization protein, which translates to MPDENEEYVYDEATGEWLPASEAATAASGAEAVVVKDAAGTVLADGDSVTLIKDLKVKGANQTLKQGTVIKLIRLTADPEEIDCRHESIKGLVLRTEFVRKR; encoded by the coding sequence TTGCCCGATGAAAATGAAGAATACGTCTACGACGAGGCCACCGGCGAATGGCTGCCGGCCTCCGAGGCGGCCACGGCCGCATCCGGCGCCGAGGCGGTGGTGGTCAAGGATGCCGCCGGGACGGTCCTGGCGGACGGAGATTCGGTGACGCTGATCAAGGACCTCAAGGTGAAGGGCGCGAACCAGACCCTGAAGCAGGGCACGGTCATCAAGTTGATCCGCCTGACCGCCGATCCCGAGGAGATCGACTGCCGCCACGAGAGCATCAAGGGCCTGGTCCTGCGCACCGAGTTCGTGCGCAAGCGCTGA
- a CDS encoding glutathione S-transferase family protein has product MAITFYDLCGKDGARFSPYGWRTRMALAHKGLDYTLELVKFTEKEKLAFTGQKLVPVIQYGETVVNDSFAIACFLEDAFPDKPSLFSGEAGRGMAKTINGFVDRMVQPLIAPLIVADVLDCVDESCKEYFRSSREQRFGMTLQEFQSKRDEKVAAFRTALEPIRMVVKDQRFIGGSAPTYADYILFDSMQWARLTSTFQLVEGDDPIHAWFERVLDSNGGIAREEPIAATAA; this is encoded by the coding sequence ATGGCCATTACCTTCTACGATCTGTGCGGCAAGGATGGAGCGCGGTTCAGCCCCTACGGCTGGCGCACCCGCATGGCGCTGGCCCATAAGGGGCTGGACTACACGCTGGAGCTGGTGAAGTTCACCGAGAAGGAGAAGCTCGCCTTCACCGGCCAGAAGCTGGTGCCGGTGATCCAGTACGGCGAGACCGTGGTGAACGACAGCTTCGCCATCGCCTGCTTCCTGGAGGACGCCTTCCCGGACAAGCCGTCCCTGTTCAGCGGAGAGGCCGGGCGCGGCATGGCCAAGACGATCAACGGCTTCGTCGACCGCATGGTGCAGCCGCTGATCGCGCCGCTGATCGTCGCCGACGTGTTGGACTGCGTGGACGAGAGCTGCAAGGAGTACTTCCGCAGCTCGCGCGAGCAGCGCTTCGGCATGACGCTGCAGGAGTTCCAGTCGAAGCGGGACGAGAAAGTGGCCGCCTTCCGCACCGCCCTGGAGCCGATCCGGATGGTGGTGAAGGACCAGCGGTTCATCGGCGGCTCGGCCCCGACCTATGCCGACTACATCCTGTTCGACTCCATGCAGTGGGCGCGGCTGACCTCGACCTTCCAACTGGTGGAGGGCGACGATCCGATCCATGCTTGGTTCGAGCGCGTGCTCGACAGCAATGGCGGCATCGCCCGCGAGGAACCGATCGCCGCGACGGCCGCCTGA